Proteins encoded by one window of Martelella endophytica:
- a CDS encoding universal stress protein — protein MFRKIIVPVDISVLEKGLDILNKAADLLDEGGQIVLLNVVEEVPSYLAIDMPVDVMDNAVHDAGDRLRELMHNAKVDAKIEIRTGPPAREILAAAKSHAADLIIIASHRPDFSNYLLGSTADRVVRHATCSVLVRR, from the coding sequence ATGTTCAGGAAGATCATCGTGCCGGTCGATATCTCGGTTCTCGAGAAGGGGTTGGACATTCTCAACAAGGCGGCCGACCTGCTTGATGAAGGCGGCCAGATCGTGCTGCTCAACGTCGTCGAGGAGGTTCCGTCCTATCTCGCTATCGACATGCCCGTCGACGTCATGGACAACGCCGTACACGATGCCGGTGACCGGCTTCGCGAGCTGATGCACAACGCGAAGGTCGATGCCAAGATCGAGATCCGCACGGGTCCGCCCGCGCGCGAAATCCTGGCGGCGGCGAAGAGCCATGCCGCGGACCTCATCATTATTGCCTCGCATCGGCCCGATTTTTCGAATTATCTGCTTGGCTCGACGGCGGATCGCGTCGTCAGACACGCCACCTGCTCGGTGCTTGTGCGCCGGTGA
- a CDS encoding TraR/DksA family transcriptional regulator: protein MDTAHFKTLLQARKDEILGRLQKIDTDLGRTRNPDSAERATEAENDEVLEEFGHVGSDELKAIDAALDRIEAGSFGTCVKCGGKISADRLEAVPYTPFCKRCAAQL, encoded by the coding sequence ATGGATACCGCGCATTTCAAGACATTGCTGCAGGCCCGCAAGGACGAGATCCTTGGCCGCCTGCAGAAGATCGACACCGACCTCGGTCGCACTCGTAATCCGGACAGTGCGGAACGGGCGACCGAGGCGGAAAACGACGAGGTGCTGGAGGAATTCGGTCATGTCGGCTCCGATGAGCTGAAGGCCATTGATGCCGCCCTTGATCGCATCGAGGCCGGCAGTTTCGGCACCTGCGTCAAATGCGGCGGCAAGATATCCGCCGACAGGCTCGAAGCCGTGCCCTATACGCCATTCTGCAAGCGCTGCGCCGCGCAGCTGTGA
- the trhA gene encoding PAQR family membrane homeostasis protein TrhA: MPTIKTQNQYDIPELIADGVVHGIGIVMALIGATILIFYAAVWLPAGQIASAAIYSAGLVVTLGISCSYNLWPVSLVRTKAVLKRLDHSSIFVLIAATYTPFLQRGIADPFIFGLLVGIWTIAALGIALKVFWHGRYDRLAILLYLAMGWSGVIVARPLFPLLPLATTILVVIGGIIYSAGVIFHVWEKLRFQNAIWHGFVVAAAAVHYAAVLTCLAAPGA; the protein is encoded by the coding sequence TTGCCCACCATCAAGACGCAGAACCAGTACGATATCCCGGAACTGATCGCCGACGGCGTGGTGCACGGCATCGGCATCGTCATGGCGCTCATCGGCGCGACGATCCTGATCTTTTACGCCGCAGTCTGGCTTCCGGCCGGCCAGATCGCCTCCGCCGCGATCTATTCGGCCGGCCTTGTCGTGACGCTCGGCATTTCCTGCTCCTATAATCTCTGGCCCGTTTCGCTGGTCAGGACCAAGGCGGTGCTGAAGCGGCTCGACCACAGCTCGATCTTCGTCCTCATCGCCGCCACCTACACGCCGTTTCTGCAGCGCGGCATAGCCGATCCCTTCATCTTCGGCCTGCTTGTCGGCATATGGACCATCGCCGCGCTCGGCATTGCGCTGAAGGTTTTCTGGCATGGACGTTACGATCGGCTTGCCATCCTGCTTTACCTCGCCATGGGGTGGAGCGGCGTCATCGTCGCGCGGCCGCTGTTTCCGCTTCTGCCGCTTGCCACCACCATTCTGGTCGTCATCGGCGGCATCATCTATTCGGCGGGCGTGATCTTCCACGTCTGGGAAAAGCTCAGGTTTCAGAATGCGATATGGCACGGCTTCGTCGTGGCCGCGGCAGCCGTTCACTATGCGGCGGTGTTGACTTGCCTTGCCGCGCCCGGGGCCTAG
- a CDS encoding lysozyme inhibitor LprI family protein — protein sequence MKRSLALMAVAALCASPALADDEVQYSNDQVTSCLAEHAETPRVCIGLSAAACQNASDAGSTTIGLQECSAKETAFWDAQLNATYGELIKRANEVDAMSVDDPGVTEKITDTLQDMQRRWIDFRDATCKYEVSQFQGGTIMGPVNASCLLRMTAEQAIYLAGSWPTN from the coding sequence ATGAAGCGGTCTTTGGCACTCATGGCGGTGGCGGCACTTTGCGCGAGCCCGGCACTGGCGGATGACGAGGTGCAGTATTCAAACGACCAGGTCACGAGCTGCCTTGCCGAACATGCCGAGACGCCACGCGTCTGTATCGGCCTTTCAGCCGCGGCCTGCCAGAATGCCTCGGACGCAGGCTCGACCACGATCGGTCTGCAGGAATGCTCGGCAAAGGAGACGGCGTTCTGGGATGCGCAGCTCAACGCCACCTATGGCGAACTGATCAAGCGTGCCAACGAGGTCGACGCCATGTCGGTCGATGACCCTGGCGTCACCGAGAAGATTACCGACACGCTGCAGGACATGCAGCGCCGCTGGATCGATTTCCGCGATGCGACCTGCAAATACGAGGTCAGCCAGTTCCAGGGCGGCACGATCATGGGGCCGGTCAATGCATCCTGCCTGCTCAGGATGACCGCCGAGCAGGCAATCTACCTCGCAGGCTCGTGGCCCACCAACTGA
- a CDS encoding GNAT family N-acetyltransferase: MPIRHATEADLPVILDIYNDAVINSTAIWNEIVIDLDNRKAWLAARQARSFPVLVAEEEGRVAGYASYGDWRSFDGYKHTVEHSVYVHKDHQGRGHGRKLMEALLDHAGEAGLHAMIAAIEGENAASIALHEKLGFVHIGRYPEVGTKFGRWLDLVTMQYTFGG; the protein is encoded by the coding sequence ATGCCGATACGCCACGCCACCGAAGCCGATCTTCCGGTCATTCTCGACATCTACAATGATGCGGTCATCAACTCGACCGCGATCTGGAACGAGATCGTGATTGATCTCGACAATCGCAAGGCCTGGCTTGCCGCCCGGCAGGCCCGGAGCTTTCCCGTTCTCGTGGCCGAGGAAGAGGGCCGGGTTGCGGGCTATGCCAGCTATGGCGACTGGCGGTCCTTCGACGGCTACAAGCACACCGTCGAGCATTCCGTCTATGTCCACAAGGATCATCAGGGCCGGGGCCATGGCCGCAAGCTGATGGAAGCGCTGCTCGACCATGCGGGGGAGGCCGGCCTCCATGCGATGATCGCCGCGATCGAGGGGGAGAATGCCGCCTCCATCGCGCTGCATGAGAAGCTCGGCTTTGTCCATATCGGCCGCTATCCCGAAGTCGGCACCAAGTTCGGCCGCTGGCTCGATCTGGTGACGATGCAGTATACCTTCGGCGGCTGA
- a CDS encoding aminotransferase: MLTNDQLDRFDRENFFHPSTHLAQHARGESASRIVKTAKGVFIEDRDGKTLLDAFGGLYCVNVGYGRESIIEAIADQAKELAYYHAYAGHGTEASINLAKMVMDRAPEHMSKVYFGLSGSDANETNIKLVWYYNNILGRPQKKKIISRWRGYHGSGLMTGSLTGLAGFQRKFDLPLERVFHTTAPYYFRRKDLAMSEADFVAHCVEELELRIEREGADTIAAFIGEPVLGTGGIVPPPEGYWPAISAVLEKHDILLIADEVVTGFGRLGSMFGSDHYGLKPDLMTIAKGLTSAYAPLSGTIVSEKMWKVLEQGTDENGPIGHGWTYSAHPIGAAAGVANLKLIDELGLVENAAETGTYMRAAMRDALGDHSHVGDIRGEGMLMAVEFVKERDGRVFFDAEEKVGPKLAAALISEGVIARAMPEGDILGYAPPLCLTKEEADQVVSATKKAVTTVLGG; encoded by the coding sequence ATGCTTACCAACGACCAGCTCGACCGCTTCGACCGCGAGAACTTTTTCCACCCCTCGACCCACCTCGCCCAGCATGCGCGCGGCGAAAGCGCGAGCCGTATCGTCAAGACGGCGAAGGGTGTGTTCATCGAGGATCGCGACGGCAAGACGCTGCTCGATGCCTTCGGCGGGCTCTACTGCGTCAATGTCGGTTATGGTCGCGAGAGCATCATCGAGGCGATCGCCGATCAGGCGAAGGAACTCGCCTATTATCACGCCTATGCCGGCCACGGCACGGAAGCCTCGATAAATCTGGCCAAGATGGTGATGGATCGTGCGCCGGAGCACATGTCCAAGGTCTATTTCGGCCTTTCAGGATCGGACGCCAACGAGACCAACATCAAGCTTGTCTGGTATTACAACAACATCCTCGGCCGGCCGCAGAAGAAGAAGATCATCTCGCGCTGGCGCGGCTATCACGGCTCGGGGCTGATGACCGGCTCGCTGACCGGGCTTGCCGGCTTCCAGAGGAAGTTCGACCTGCCGCTGGAGCGCGTCTTCCACACCACCGCGCCCTATTATTTCCGCCGCAAGGACCTCGCCATGAGCGAGGCCGATTTCGTTGCCCATTGCGTGGAAGAACTGGAACTCAGGATCGAGCGCGAGGGCGCCGACACGATCGCGGCCTTCATAGGCGAGCCGGTGCTTGGCACGGGCGGCATCGTGCCGCCGCCGGAAGGGTACTGGCCGGCCATTTCCGCCGTCCTCGAAAAACATGACATCCTGCTGATCGCCGACGAGGTGGTGACCGGGTTCGGCCGTCTCGGCTCGATGTTCGGTTCGGATCACTACGGCCTGAAGCCCGACCTGATGACCATCGCCAAGGGCCTGACCTCGGCCTACGCGCCGCTTTCCGGCACCATCGTTTCGGAGAAGATGTGGAAGGTGCTGGAGCAGGGCACGGATGAAAACGGCCCGATCGGCCACGGCTGGACCTATTCCGCCCACCCGATCGGCGCGGCCGCCGGTGTCGCCAATCTGAAACTCATCGATGAACTCGGCCTTGTCGAAAATGCTGCCGAGACCGGCACCTATATGCGGGCCGCGATGCGCGACGCGCTGGGCGATCACTCCCATGTCGGCGACATCCGCGGCGAGGGCATGCTGATGGCCGTCGAATTCGTGAAGGAACGCGACGGCCGGGTGTTCTTCGACGCGGAAGAAAAGGTCGGGCCCAAACTGGCGGCAGCGCTGATTTCCGAGGGCGTCATCGCCCGCGCCATGCCGGAAGGCGACATTCTGGGCTATGCGCCGCCGCTCTGCCTCACGAAGGAAGAGGCCGATCAGGTGGTCTCGGCGACGAAGAAGGCCGTCACCACCGTGCTCGGAGGATAA
- a CDS encoding M24 family metallopeptidase, producing MVVLPFSQSEYDRRIARTRKAMERYGVDVLFVTSPAGMNWLTGYDGWSFYVDQGVILTGEGSPYWWGRLMDANGARRTTALDDEHILYYADRYIQADDCHPMDDLAEKLADLGFAKAAVGVEMRAYYYSAAGHAALAEGLPNAKLTDASGLLDWERVVKSEPEIAFMRKAAAISTRVMNHAMEIAEPGMRKNVFVGELMKTAIEGNGDDWGDYPAIMPLLPSGADASAPHLTWSGDAFKVGEATFIEQAGCYRRYHAPLSRTVFFGTPPDYMKAAADALIAGLAAGIEVARPGNRAGDIARALETELWKVGIERPNRAGYATGLAYPPDWGEHTVSIRASDETLLEPGMTLHFMPGLWMDDWGLEMTETILIRENGTAEALCSVERKLFVKD from the coding sequence ATGGTCGTCCTGCCGTTTTCCCAGAGTGAATATGATCGCCGCATCGCCCGCACCCGCAAGGCGATGGAGCGCTACGGGGTCGACGTGCTGTTCGTCACCTCACCGGCCGGCATGAACTGGCTGACCGGCTATGACGGCTGGTCCTTCTACGTCGACCAGGGCGTGATCCTGACCGGCGAGGGTTCACCCTACTGGTGGGGCCGGCTGATGGACGCCAACGGCGCGCGGCGCACGACGGCGCTGGATGACGAGCATATCCTTTACTACGCCGACCGCTACATCCAGGCGGACGACTGCCATCCGATGGATGACCTTGCCGAAAAGCTTGCCGATCTCGGTTTTGCCAAGGCAGCTGTCGGCGTCGAGATGCGCGCCTATTACTATTCCGCCGCCGGCCATGCCGCCCTCGCCGAGGGCCTGCCGAACGCGAAGCTCACCGATGCCTCGGGTCTTCTCGACTGGGAGCGGGTGGTGAAGTCCGAACCGGAGATCGCCTTCATGCGCAAGGCGGCGGCCATTTCCACCAGGGTGATGAACCACGCGATGGAGATTGCAGAGCCAGGCATGCGCAAGAACGTCTTCGTCGGCGAGCTGATGAAGACGGCCATCGAAGGCAATGGCGACGACTGGGGCGATTACCCGGCGATCATGCCGCTCTTGCCCTCAGGCGCCGATGCCTCCGCGCCGCACCTTACCTGGAGCGGTGACGCCTTCAAGGTGGGTGAGGCGACCTTCATCGAACAGGCCGGCTGCTATCGCCGCTATCATGCTCCACTCTCCCGCACCGTCTTCTTCGGCACGCCGCCGGACTACATGAAGGCGGCGGCCGATGCGCTGATCGCCGGCCTTGCTGCCGGCATCGAGGTGGCGCGGCCCGGGAACCGTGCCGGCGACATCGCGCGGGCGCTAGAGACCGAACTCTGGAAGGTCGGCATCGAGCGGCCGAACCGCGCAGGTTATGCCACCGGTCTCGCCTATCCGCCGGACTGGGGCGAGCATACGGTGAGCATTCGCGCCAGTGACGAGACGCTGCTGGAGCCCGGCATGACGCTGCATTTCATGCCGGGGCTGTGGATGGACGACTGGGGGCTGGAAATGACCGAGACGATCCTGATCCGGGAGAACGGCACGGCCGAGGCGCTCTGCAGCGTCGAGCGCAAGCTCTTCGTGAAAGACTGA
- the argE gene encoding acetylornithine deacetylase, which produces MEALDRCRSILADLVGFPSVSSDSNLPVIAWLAERLSDAGARVEILTDATGIKANLFATLGPDRPGGLMFSGHTDVVPVTDQVWTSDPFVLTEREGRLYGRGACDMKGFLACLMAELDLLKVAAREKPIHFAFTHDEEVGCVGARALAAWLADRDIRPALAIIGEPTGMQVIEGHKGCCEYTVTFTGRSGHSSAPELGVNALEYAARYVGKLLELRNGLIAQEPEGSRYMPPYATLNVGGIEGGLSHNVIAPKAVLKWETRPVTAGDLAYVKREMTAFANEVLLPGMRAVAPEAAIETEIIGEAAALFPRAENAARGLVFALTGETTADVVPFGTEAGFFQEIGMDAVVCGPGSISQAHKPDEFIALSELSRCLAMLERLPEQWTEHWA; this is translated from the coding sequence ATGGAGGCACTTGACCGCTGCCGGTCCATCCTCGCCGACCTTGTCGGCTTTCCGTCTGTCTCGTCCGACAGCAACCTGCCGGTGATCGCCTGGCTTGCCGAGCGCCTTTCCGATGCCGGCGCCCGTGTCGAGATCCTGACCGATGCGACCGGCATCAAGGCCAATCTCTTTGCCACACTCGGCCCGGATCGACCGGGTGGGTTGATGTTTTCCGGCCATACCGACGTCGTGCCGGTCACCGATCAGGTCTGGACCAGCGACCCGTTTGTGCTGACCGAGCGTGAGGGCCGGCTTTACGGGCGCGGCGCATGCGACATGAAGGGTTTTCTTGCCTGTCTGATGGCCGAACTCGACCTGCTGAAGGTCGCGGCCCGGGAAAAGCCGATCCATTTCGCCTTCACCCACGACGAGGAGGTGGGTTGCGTCGGTGCCCGCGCGCTCGCCGCCTGGCTGGCGGACCGCGACATCCGTCCGGCGCTCGCCATCATCGGCGAACCGACGGGCATGCAGGTGATCGAGGGCCACAAGGGCTGCTGCGAATATACCGTGACTTTTACCGGTCGTTCCGGCCATTCCTCCGCGCCGGAGCTTGGCGTCAACGCACTCGAATATGCCGCGCGCTATGTCGGCAAGCTTCTGGAGCTCCGGAACGGACTGATCGCGCAGGAGCCGGAAGGTTCGCGCTACATGCCGCCTTATGCGACGTTGAATGTCGGCGGGATCGAGGGCGGGCTGTCGCACAATGTGATTGCGCCGAAGGCCGTGTTGAAATGGGAGACGCGTCCCGTCACTGCCGGAGACCTCGCCTATGTGAAGCGCGAAATGACAGCCTTTGCTAACGAGGTGCTTCTGCCTGGGATGCGGGCGGTCGCGCCCGAGGCGGCGATCGAGACCGAGATCATCGGCGAGGCGGCGGCGCTGTTTCCGCGCGCCGAAAACGCCGCGCGCGGCCTTGTCTTCGCGCTGACGGGCGAGACGACGGCAGATGTCGTGCCCTTCGGCACGGAGGCCGGTTTCTTTCAGGAGATCGGCATGGATGCCGTGGTCTGCGGGCCGGGCTCGATCAGCCAGGCCCACAAGCCGGATGAATTCATCGCGCTTTCGGAGCTCTCCCGCTGTCTTGCCATGCTGGAACGGCTTCCGGAGCAGTGGACGGAGCATTGGGCATGA
- a CDS encoding GntR family transcriptional regulator: protein MSDSPTGRDRLAQIHDIIRERITMLDYPPGERLSETALAEEFGTSRTPLRRVLARLEDEGLLRSVHGVGTIVTDVDLDELDQVYRLRKELIILVGQLDPEPVTADMLAAFEALHHRAVTLADDPSPRGFAALDRDMFLALMELSGNRPLRAISEQLYFRTARIWLQAVTADRIDLKSEVDIYVRETAEIFEALSAGDLDAVCHLRRAHIALSIARMR from the coding sequence ATGAGCGACAGTCCGACCGGCCGCGATAGACTGGCGCAGATCCATGACATCATCCGCGAGCGCATCACCATGCTCGACTATCCGCCGGGCGAGCGTCTCTCGGAGACCGCGCTGGCCGAAGAGTTCGGCACCTCGCGCACGCCGCTGCGGCGCGTGCTGGCCCGGCTGGAGGATGAGGGGCTTCTGCGTTCCGTCCACGGCGTCGGCACCATCGTCACCGATGTCGATCTCGATGAGCTCGATCAGGTCTATCGGCTGCGCAAGGAACTGATCATCCTGGTGGGGCAGCTTGATCCCGAGCCCGTCACGGCGGACATGCTGGCGGCCTTCGAGGCGCTGCATCACCGCGCTGTGACGCTTGCCGACGATCCCTCGCCGCGCGGCTTTGCCGCCCTCGATCGCGACATGTTTCTGGCGCTGATGGAGCTTTCGGGAAACCGGCCGCTTCGGGCGATCAGCGAGCAGCTCTATTTCCGCACCGCCCGCATCTGGCTTCAGGCCGTGACCGCCGACAGGATCGATCTGAAGAGCGAGGTCGACATCTATGTCCGCGAGACAGCAGAGATTTTCGAGGCGCTTTCGGCGGGCGATCTTGACGCCGTCTGTCACCTCCGCCGTGCCCATATTGCCCTCAGCATCGCGCGGATGCGGTAG
- a CDS encoding GTP-binding protein: protein MLQSTDTRLPVTVLSGFLGAGKTTLLNHILNNREGRRVAVIVNDMSEVNIDADLVREGGADLSRTEETMVEMTNGCICCTLRDDLLTEVRRLSEEKRFDYLLIEGTGIAEPLPVAATFSWRDERGQSLSDLARLDTMVTVVDAVNLLGEYGGHEFLKDRGEVAGSGDERTLVDLHVEQIEFADIVVVNKVSDVTPEERENVVKIVRALNADAKIIETDFSRVDLDELLDTGLFSEDKASQHPLWAKELYGFADHIPETEEYGISSFVYRARAPFDPLKFDAFTRMNFPGLIRAKGHFWLATRPDFAGEFSLAGAIVRSGPLGRWWAAVPESRWPNAPELRRMIDDCWDDVYGDRRQELVFIGTGMDKAAIRAALDDCLIDTGPAFNDRDFAFLTDPFPSWTRR, encoded by the coding sequence ATGCTGCAGTCCACCGACACCCGTCTTCCCGTCACCGTGCTTTCAGGCTTCCTTGGCGCCGGCAAGACGACGTTGCTTAATCATATCCTCAACAACCGTGAGGGCCGTCGGGTGGCGGTCATCGTCAATGACATGAGCGAGGTGAATATCGACGCGGATCTTGTGCGCGAAGGCGGCGCCGATCTGTCGCGTACCGAGGAGACGATGGTCGAGATGACCAATGGCTGCATCTGTTGCACGCTGCGTGACGACCTCCTGACGGAGGTGCGGCGGCTTTCGGAGGAGAAGCGCTTCGACTATCTGCTGATCGAGGGCACGGGCATCGCCGAGCCGCTGCCGGTGGCGGCGACCTTCTCCTGGCGCGACGAGCGCGGCCAGAGCCTTTCCGATCTGGCACGGCTCGATACCATGGTGACGGTAGTCGACGCGGTGAACCTGCTCGGCGAATATGGCGGCCATGAATTCCTGAAGGATCGCGGCGAGGTGGCAGGCAGCGGTGACGAGCGCACGCTGGTCGATCTTCACGTCGAACAGATCGAGTTCGCCGATATCGTCGTCGTCAACAAGGTTTCCGACGTGACGCCCGAAGAGCGTGAAAACGTCGTCAAGATCGTCAGGGCTCTGAACGCTGACGCCAAGATCATCGAGACGGATTTCAGCCGTGTCGATCTCGACGAGCTGCTCGATACCGGGCTTTTCAGCGAGGACAAGGCGAGCCAGCATCCGCTCTGGGCCAAGGAGCTCTATGGCTTTGCCGATCACATTCCGGAAACCGAGGAATACGGCATCTCAAGCTTCGTCTACCGGGCACGCGCGCCCTTCGATCCGCTGAAATTCGACGCCTTCACCCGGATGAATTTTCCAGGGCTGATCCGTGCCAAGGGGCACTTCTGGCTGGCGACGCGACCGGATTTCGCGGGCGAATTCTCGCTGGCTGGCGCCATCGTGCGCAGCGGCCCGCTCGGGCGCTGGTGGGCGGCGGTGCCTGAGAGCCGCTGGCCGAACGCGCCGGAGCTTCGCCGAATGATCGATGATTGCTGGGACGACGTCTACGGCGATCGCCGCCAGGAACTTGTCTTCATCGGAACCGGCATGGACAAGGCGGCCATCCGCGCCGCGCTCGATGACTGCCTGATCGACACCGGCCCGGCCTTCAACGATCGCGACTTCGCGTTCCTCACCGATCCCTTCCCCTCATGGACAAGGCGTTGA
- a CDS encoding TRAP transporter large permease — MIDWPIGIAALILLLLSGMPIAFALTLIGVAGTASIIGMKPSMALLGQTFFDNGRSYTLTVMPLFLLMGNFVVQSGIARELYDSANAWLRHRKGGLALATVAACGGFSSVCGSSLATAATMSKIALPSMRRFGYPDSLATASIAAGGTLGILIPPSVILVFYGIMTQQNIGKLFMAGILPGIIGILGYAIAVMISVKFLKVDLPTEEKLPLKDRILALKGTAGAILLFVFVMGGIYLGIFTPTESAGMGAFGAFVLAILSGRLKFSDLGDILYSTAKTTAMMFFILFGALTFTNYVNLSGMTGDIQQALTVFGDGPYATIIAILIIYLLLGCVLEGLSMITLTVPIFYPIVAAQGFDLIWFGIFVVVITEVSYITPPVGMNAFVLNTVVRDVSLRTIFSGLLPFVAMDLVRIALLIAVPAVALFIPSMM; from the coding sequence ATGATCGACTGGCCCATAGGCATAGCGGCGCTCATCCTGCTGTTGTTGAGCGGGATGCCGATCGCGTTCGCGCTGACGCTGATCGGTGTAGCCGGCACCGCGTCGATCATCGGCATGAAGCCGTCGATGGCGCTGCTCGGTCAGACCTTTTTCGACAATGGCCGCTCCTACACGCTGACCGTGATGCCGCTCTTCCTGCTGATGGGCAACTTCGTGGTGCAATCCGGCATTGCCCGCGAACTCTATGACAGCGCGAATGCCTGGCTTCGCCACCGCAAGGGCGGGCTGGCGCTGGCAACGGTTGCGGCCTGTGGCGGGTTTTCCTCGGTCTGCGGCTCGTCGCTTGCAACGGCCGCCACCATGTCGAAGATCGCGCTACCCTCGATGCGCCGCTTCGGCTATCCCGACAGTCTCGCCACCGCCTCGATCGCCGCCGGCGGCACGCTCGGCATTCTGATCCCGCCCTCCGTCATCCTCGTCTTCTACGGCATCATGACGCAGCAGAATATCGGCAAGCTGTTCATGGCCGGCATCCTGCCAGGCATTATCGGCATTCTCGGCTATGCCATCGCCGTGATGATTTCCGTGAAATTTCTGAAGGTCGACCTGCCGACCGAGGAAAAGCTGCCACTGAAGGACCGCATCCTTGCGCTGAAGGGCACGGCCGGCGCCATCCTGCTCTTCGTCTTCGTCATGGGCGGCATCTATCTCGGCATCTTCACGCCGACGGAAAGCGCCGGCATGGGCGCCTTCGGCGCCTTCGTTCTGGCGATCCTCTCCGGCCGGCTGAAGTTTTCCGATCTCGGCGACATCCTCTATTCGACCGCCAAGACCACGGCGATGATGTTCTTCATCCTGTTCGGCGCGCTGACCTTCACCAATTACGTCAATCTCTCCGGCATGACCGGCGACATCCAGCAGGCGCTCACCGTCTTCGGCGACGGTCCCTATGCCACGATCATCGCCATCCTGATCATCTACCTGCTGCTCGGCTGCGTGCTGGAAGGCCTGTCGATGATCACGCTCACGGTCCCAATCTTCTATCCGATCGTCGCCGCACAGGGCTTCGATCTGATCTGGTTCGGCATCTTCGTGGTCGTGATCACTGAGGTCAGCTACATCACGCCGCCGGTCGGCATGAACGCCTTCGTGCTCAACACCGTGGTCCGCGACGTCAGCCTCAGAACCATCTTCTCCGGCCTGCTGCCTTTCGTTGCGATGGATCTCGTCCGCATCGCGCTCCTGATCGCGGTTCCCGCCGTGGCCCTGTTCATCCCCTCGATGATGTAA
- a CDS encoding TRAP transporter small permease, giving the protein MSDADFSSGDPSAAGPIARGIRILLSITAGALLMALMGLTVVDVVGRYLLNAPVKGAAEVSELLLVSIVFLGLPAVCLDGGHVTVDLVTKSLPRITERPRLFITGLISAGVLAVICWRLWAYGGQVDGYHLVTNSLRLPVAPVIWFCAIFTGISAVITLALALAALFKRTP; this is encoded by the coding sequence ATGAGCGACGCTGATTTTTCGTCTGGCGATCCATCTGCCGCGGGCCCCATCGCCCGCGGCATTCGCATTCTGCTGTCGATCACCGCCGGTGCGCTGTTGATGGCGCTGATGGGGCTGACGGTCGTCGACGTCGTCGGCCGCTATCTCCTGAATGCGCCGGTCAAGGGCGCCGCCGAAGTCTCCGAACTGCTGCTGGTCTCGATCGTCTTCCTCGGCCTACCGGCCGTCTGCCTCGATGGCGGCCATGTCACCGTCGATCTCGTCACCAAGTCGCTGCCGCGCATCACCGAGCGTCCGCGCCTGTTCATCACTGGGCTCATTTCCGCCGGCGTGCTCGCCGTCATCTGCTGGCGGCTCTGGGCCTATGGCGGGCAGGTCGACGGTTATCATCTCGTCACCAATTCGCTGCGGCTCCCCGTGGCCCCGGTCATCTGGTTCTGCGCCATATTCACGGGCATCTCGGCCGTCATCACGCTGGCGCTCGCGCTCGCAGCCCTCTTCAAGAGAACGCCATGA